The following are from one region of the Streptomyces rubrogriseus genome:
- a CDS encoding DsbA family oxidoreductase, with the protein MRVEIWSDIACPWCYVGKARFEKALAAFPHRDGVEVVHRSFELDPGRAKGDVQPVLTMLTAKYGMSEAQAQAGEDNLGAQAAAEGLDYRTRDRDHGSTFDLHRLLHLAKERGRHEALLDAFYRGNFAEERSVFNDDERLVELAAGAGLDAEEVRAVLADPAAYADEVRADEREAAQLGATGVPFFVLDRAYGVSGAQPAEVFAQALTQAWGERTPLKLIDDGGAEACGPDGCAVPGN; encoded by the coding sequence ATGCGCGTCGAGATCTGGAGCGACATCGCCTGCCCCTGGTGCTACGTGGGCAAGGCCCGCTTCGAGAAGGCGCTCGCGGCCTTCCCGCACCGGGACGGCGTCGAGGTGGTCCACCGTTCGTTCGAACTGGACCCCGGGCGGGCCAAGGGCGACGTGCAGCCGGTGCTGACCATGCTCACCGCCAAGTACGGCATGAGCGAGGCGCAGGCGCAGGCCGGTGAGGACAACCTCGGGGCGCAGGCCGCCGCCGAGGGCCTGGACTACCGCACCCGGGACCGCGACCACGGCAGCACCTTCGACCTGCACCGCCTGCTGCACCTGGCCAAGGAGCGGGGACGGCACGAGGCGCTCCTCGACGCCTTCTACCGGGGCAACTTCGCCGAAGAGCGCTCCGTGTTCAACGACGACGAGCGACTCGTGGAGCTGGCCGCCGGCGCCGGGCTGGACGCCGAGGAGGTCCGCGCGGTGCTCGCCGACCCCGCCGCCTACGCCGACGAGGTGCGCGCCGACGAGCGCGAGGCCGCCCAGCTCGGCGCCACCGGGGTGCCGTTCTTCGTGCTCGACCGGGCCTACGGAGTCTCGGGAGCCCAGCCCGCCGAGGTCTTCGCCCAGGCGCTGACCCAGGCGTGGGGCGAGCGCACGCCGCTGAAGCTGATCGACGACGGCGGCGCCGAGGCCTGCGGCCCGGACGGGTGCGCGGTCCCCGGCAACTGA